The following are from one region of the Microbacterium sp. cx-55 genome:
- a CDS encoding CarD family transcriptional regulator, whose translation MLFEVGETVVYPHHGAATIIEVKERVIKGETKKYLKLNVTQGDLVIEVPADNVDLVGVRDVIGKDGLERVFEVLRAPFTEEPTNWSRRYKANLEKLASGDVIKVSEVVRDLWRRDQDRGLSAGEKRMLAKAKQILVSELALAEKTDEEKASTLLDEVLAS comes from the coding sequence ATGCTTTTTGAGGTTGGCGAAACGGTCGTCTATCCCCACCACGGGGCCGCGACGATTATCGAGGTCAAGGAACGCGTCATCAAGGGCGAGACCAAGAAGTACTTGAAACTCAACGTCACCCAGGGCGATCTGGTGATCGAGGTACCGGCAGACAATGTCGACCTGGTCGGTGTGCGCGACGTGATCGGCAAGGACGGTCTCGAGCGGGTGTTCGAGGTGCTGCGTGCCCCCTTCACCGAAGAGCCCACCAACTGGTCCCGTCGTTACAAGGCGAACCTCGAGAAGCTGGCGTCGGGTGACGTGATCAAGGTCAGCGAGGTCGTGCGCGACCTCTGGCGCCGCGATCAGGATCGCGGCCTCTCGGCCGGCGAGAAGCGCATGCTCGCGAAGGCGAAGCAGATTCTCGTCTCCGAACTCGCGCTCGCAGAGAAGACCGACGAGGAGAAGGCCAGCACCCTCCTCGACGAGGTCCTCGCCAGCTGA
- a CDS encoding DNA modification methylase — MKTRLIASIALGAAVVLGTSGCAMLAPQSTTIQYSASDGINVPAGSGPVAVRNALIVANEDGTEGNLVAAIVNPGDSPEVLNIQVGEGSSAIPLTVRMPAATTKSLGDGETDPLLIEDLDAVPGSTVSLYFQSGDSEGVRIDVPVLDGSLDYLAPLAP; from the coding sequence GTGAAAACGCGCCTAATCGCGTCCATCGCCCTGGGCGCTGCCGTCGTCCTCGGAACGAGCGGATGCGCGATGCTCGCCCCGCAGAGCACGACGATCCAGTACTCCGCGTCCGACGGCATCAACGTGCCGGCCGGCAGTGGCCCCGTCGCCGTGCGGAACGCGCTCATCGTCGCGAACGAAGACGGCACCGAGGGCAACCTCGTCGCCGCGATCGTGAACCCGGGCGACAGCCCCGAGGTGCTGAACATCCAGGTCGGCGAGGGAAGCTCCGCCATCCCGCTGACCGTGCGGATGCCGGCCGCAACGACCAAGAGCCTCGGCGACGGCGAGACCGACCCGCTGCTGATCGAAGACCTCGACGCCGTTCCGGGCTCGACGGTCTCCCTGTACTTCCAGTCGGGCGACAGCGAGGGCGTCCGCATCGACGTTCCCGTCCTCGACGGTTCGCTCGACTACCTGGCGCCGCTCGCTCCCTGA
- a CDS encoding response regulator transcription factor codes for MTRVLIVEDEPDLADPLAYLLRREGFEVEIAEDGPTALTAFRERGADIVLLDLMLPGMPGTEVCRQIRASSAVPVIMLTAKDSEVDIVVGLELGADDYVTKPYSTRELLARMRAVLRRFAQVEADLDERVLAGGRVVLDIDRHTVSVDNAEINMPLKEFELLEVLMRNAGRVLTRGQLIDRVWGTDYFGDTKTLDVHIKRIRSRIEQNPGDPVMLVTVRGLGYRFEA; via the coding sequence ATGACCCGAGTCTTGATTGTCGAGGACGAACCCGACCTGGCTGACCCGCTCGCCTACCTGCTGCGGCGGGAAGGCTTCGAGGTCGAGATCGCCGAGGACGGACCCACCGCCCTCACTGCGTTCCGGGAGCGGGGTGCCGACATCGTGCTGCTCGATCTGATGCTGCCGGGGATGCCGGGCACCGAGGTCTGCCGCCAGATCCGCGCTTCCTCGGCCGTGCCGGTCATCATGCTCACGGCGAAGGACAGCGAGGTGGACATCGTCGTCGGACTCGAGCTCGGCGCCGACGACTACGTCACGAAGCCCTACTCGACCCGGGAGCTGCTGGCGCGGATGCGGGCGGTGCTGCGCCGTTTCGCGCAGGTGGAAGCGGACCTCGACGAGCGTGTGCTCGCGGGCGGCCGGGTCGTGCTCGACATCGACCGGCACACGGTCTCGGTCGACAACGCCGAGATCAACATGCCCCTGAAGGAGTTCGAGCTCCTCGAGGTGCTGATGCGCAACGCCGGTCGCGTGCTGACCCGCGGCCAGCTGATCGACCGCGTGTGGGGCACGGACTACTTCGGTGACACGAAGACCCTCGACGTGCACATCAAACGCATCCGCTCACGGATCGAGCAAAACCCCGGCGACCCGGTGATGCTCGTCACCGTTCGGGGTCTCGGGTACCGCTTCGAGGCGTGA
- a CDS encoding sensor histidine kinase gives MNSSQLALLALLLGALIGAAVSILIVVAFRARDRAVARNSEAVPDGVSDVLAAMDDSAVVVDASGTVRASSASGEAFGMAIGEVLPDDRLRELARSVRAGGGMGSASLTLRRAATPAEPRLVSARATVLSPRLVLLVIRDITERERVEQMRRDFVANTSHELKTPVGAISLLSEAIESAADDPAQVRIFAARLNAEAARLGSLTSRVMNLSRLQSADELAEVRDISIDAVVTSAIEAHGLAADSSGVTLVRGGARGLYVRGDQQILTEAVGNLVANAIAYSPRASSVGIGVKQVHNAVEITVTDRGIGISEEDQQRVFERFYRSDQARSRRTGGTGLGLAIVKHAVQRHGGEVRIWSKVGRGSTFTIQLPIAAAPAPLDNVKDARPKRRAKKAKKASGADAMPAPVSSAPASSAPAQINAEPMNGVTE, from the coding sequence ATGAACTCCTCGCAGCTCGCGCTGCTGGCACTGCTCCTCGGTGCTCTGATCGGGGCGGCGGTGTCGATCCTGATCGTGGTGGCATTCCGTGCCCGCGATCGCGCGGTGGCGCGAAACTCGGAGGCCGTTCCCGACGGTGTCAGCGACGTTCTCGCGGCGATGGATGACAGCGCGGTGGTGGTGGATGCATCCGGCACCGTGCGTGCGTCGTCGGCCAGTGGTGAGGCGTTCGGGATGGCGATCGGCGAAGTGCTGCCCGATGACCGGCTGCGCGAACTCGCCCGTTCGGTGCGCGCCGGCGGCGGCATGGGGAGCGCGAGTCTGACGCTTCGCCGGGCGGCGACGCCGGCCGAACCCCGGCTCGTATCCGCGCGGGCGACGGTGCTCTCGCCCCGGCTCGTGCTGCTCGTCATCCGCGACATCACCGAGCGGGAGCGCGTCGAGCAGATGCGTCGCGACTTCGTTGCGAACACGTCCCACGAGCTGAAGACCCCGGTCGGCGCGATCAGCCTGCTGTCGGAGGCGATCGAGTCGGCTGCCGACGACCCCGCGCAGGTGCGGATCTTCGCGGCGCGGTTGAACGCGGAGGCCGCTCGCCTCGGCTCTCTGACCTCGCGTGTCATGAACCTCTCGCGCCTACAGTCTGCCGATGAGCTCGCCGAGGTGCGCGACATCTCGATCGATGCGGTCGTGACCTCCGCGATCGAGGCGCACGGGCTGGCGGCGGACTCGTCGGGCGTCACCTTGGTTCGCGGCGGCGCGCGCGGCCTGTACGTGCGCGGCGACCAGCAGATCCTGACCGAGGCGGTCGGCAACCTGGTGGCGAACGCCATCGCGTACTCGCCGCGCGCTTCCAGCGTCGGCATCGGGGTCAAGCAGGTGCACAACGCGGTGGAGATCACCGTCACCGACCGCGGGATCGGGATCTCCGAAGAAGATCAGCAGCGCGTGTTCGAGCGTTTCTATCGCTCCGATCAGGCGCGGTCCCGCCGCACCGGCGGCACCGGGCTCGGCCTGGCGATCGTCAAGCACGCCGTGCAGCGGCACGGGGGAGAGGTGCGGATCTGGTCGAAGGTGGGGCGGGGGTCGACCTTCACGATCCAGCTCCCGATCGCCGCCGCGCCCGCTCCGCTCGATAACGTCAAAGATGCGCGTCCCAAGCGTCGAGCCAAGAAAGCCAAGAAGGCCTCCGGCGCCGACGCGATGCCCGCGCCCGTATCTTCTGCCCCTGCATCTTCTGCCCCTGCACAGATCAACGCTGAACCGATGAACGGAGTCACCGAATGA
- the phoU gene encoding phosphate signaling complex protein PhoU: protein MREVFQQSLDEVRVRLVEISELVTEAIEKATTAFGTSDVALAEEVIENDNVIDEKAIALDELAIDILARQQPVASDLRTVVSALRISASLERMGDIAEHIAQLTRMRFPDRAIPRGLKSTFTKMGQIDVELARQLTELLRTRDLELAEEIRNADDRLDELHVSVFEKVLSDSWQGETSQTVDATLASRYHERFGDHAVSVAKKIVYLATGDWAPVNADEA from the coding sequence ATGCGCGAGGTATTCCAGCAGTCTCTCGACGAAGTGCGCGTGCGCCTCGTCGAGATCTCCGAGCTCGTCACCGAGGCCATCGAGAAAGCGACCACCGCGTTCGGTACGAGCGATGTCGCGCTCGCGGAAGAGGTCATCGAGAACGACAACGTGATCGACGAGAAGGCCATCGCCCTCGACGAGCTCGCGATCGACATCCTCGCCCGTCAGCAGCCGGTCGCGAGCGACCTGCGGACGGTCGTCTCGGCGCTCCGGATCAGCGCGTCGCTCGAGCGGATGGGTGACATCGCCGAGCACATCGCTCAGCTCACCCGCATGCGCTTCCCCGACCGCGCCATCCCGCGGGGCCTGAAGAGCACGTTCACGAAGATGGGCCAGATCGACGTCGAGCTCGCCCGGCAGCTCACCGAGCTGCTGCGCACCCGCGACCTCGAGCTCGCGGAAGAGATCCGCAACGCCGACGACCGCCTCGACGAACTCCACGTCAGCGTCTTCGAGAAGGTGCTCAGCGACAGCTGGCAGGGCGAGACGTCGCAGACGGTCGACGCCACCCTCGCGAGCCGGTACCACGAGCGCTTCGGTGACCACGCGGTGTCGGTGGCGAAGAAGATCGTGTACCTCGCCACGGGCGACTGGGCACCGGTCAACGCCGACGAGGCCTGA
- a CDS encoding phosphoglyceromutase, whose protein sequence is MTTPHTLILLRHGQSQWNELNLFTGWVDVRLTEQGKAEAQRGGELLAEAGLLPDVVHTSLLSRAIQTANIALDAADRLWIPVTRSWRLNERHYGALQGKDKAETLAEFGQEQFMLWRRSFDVPPPELDDASEYSQIGDPRYVGIDGDVPRTESLKLVIDRLLPYWDDAIVPDLTAGKTVLVAAHGNSLRGLVKHLEGISDDDIAELNIPTGIPLVYRLDENLVPLGPGEYLDPEAAAAGAAAVANQGSK, encoded by the coding sequence ATGACCACCCCTCATACCCTGATCCTGCTCCGCCACGGCCAGAGCCAGTGGAACGAGCTGAACCTGTTCACCGGCTGGGTCGACGTGCGCCTGACCGAGCAGGGCAAAGCCGAAGCCCAGCGCGGTGGCGAGCTTCTCGCCGAGGCCGGCCTGCTGCCGGACGTCGTGCACACCTCGCTCCTCAGCCGGGCGATCCAGACCGCGAACATCGCGCTCGACGCCGCCGACCGCCTGTGGATCCCGGTGACCCGCTCGTGGCGACTCAACGAGCGCCACTACGGCGCCCTGCAGGGCAAGGACAAGGCCGAGACCCTCGCCGAGTTCGGCCAGGAGCAGTTCATGCTGTGGCGCCGTTCGTTCGACGTGCCGCCGCCCGAGCTCGACGACGCGTCGGAGTACAGCCAGATCGGCGACCCGCGCTACGTCGGGATCGACGGCGACGTTCCCCGCACCGAGTCGCTCAAGCTCGTGATCGACCGACTGCTCCCGTACTGGGACGACGCGATCGTGCCCGACCTCACGGCCGGGAAGACCGTCCTCGTGGCCGCCCACGGCAACTCGCTGCGCGGACTCGTGAAGCACCTCGAGGGCATCAGCGACGACGACATCGCCGAGCTGAACATCCCGACAGGCATCCCGCTCGTGTACCGCCTCGACGAGAACCTCGTGCCGCTCGGCCCGGGCGAGTACCTCGACCCCGAGGCCGCCGCGGCCGGTGCGGCCGCGGTCGCGAACCAGGGCAGCAAGTAA
- a CDS encoding class I SAM-dependent methyltransferase, producing MNSVPFGRVTRGTTGTNRLRRIDRWIARHPVLRRAEREPLVVDLGYGASGVTALELEARLHTTRPDVTVLGLEIAPERVATATAQLAQVRAGASPFRPDARVAFARGGFEVPASQRPVVIRAFNVLRQYDETEVAAAWERMAARLAPGGILVEGTCNEVGRVATWVEVGADALPRTLTVSLRLADLESPLIAAERLPKALIHRNVPGEQVHDFLRTLDREWERAAALGAFGPVQRWRGAMQAMADADWPLRQRSRWRLGEITVPWDRVAPTP from the coding sequence ATGAACTCGGTGCCATTCGGACGCGTGACACGCGGCACCACCGGCACGAACCGGCTCCGCCGGATCGATCGCTGGATCGCTCGCCATCCGGTCCTCCGCCGGGCCGAACGCGAGCCGCTCGTCGTCGACCTCGGGTACGGCGCGAGCGGGGTGACGGCGCTCGAGCTCGAGGCGCGGCTGCACACGACCCGCCCGGACGTCACGGTGCTCGGACTCGAGATCGCGCCGGAGCGCGTCGCCACCGCGACGGCGCAGCTCGCGCAGGTGCGGGCGGGCGCGTCCCCCTTCCGCCCGGACGCGCGCGTGGCGTTCGCGCGCGGCGGCTTCGAGGTCCCCGCCTCGCAGCGGCCGGTCGTCATCCGCGCGTTCAATGTGCTCCGCCAGTACGACGAGACCGAGGTCGCCGCCGCGTGGGAGCGGATGGCGGCTCGGCTCGCGCCCGGCGGCATCCTGGTCGAGGGCACCTGCAACGAGGTCGGGCGGGTCGCGACCTGGGTCGAGGTGGGCGCGGACGCCCTCCCCCGGACGCTCACGGTGTCGCTCCGGCTCGCCGACCTGGAGTCGCCGCTGATCGCCGCCGAACGCCTGCCGAAGGCGCTGATCCACCGCAACGTGCCCGGCGAGCAGGTGCACGACTTCTTGCGGACGCTCGACCGCGAGTGGGAGCGCGCGGCGGCGCTCGGGGCGTTCGGTCCGGTCCAACGCTGGCGCGGGGCGATGCAGGCGATGGCGGATGCGGACTGGCCGCTGCGTCAGCGCTCGCGGTGGCGACTCGGTGAGATCACGGTGCCCTGGGATCGGGTCGCACCGACCCCGTGA
- a CDS encoding FUSC family protein, which produces MEEPTPDTRAVPLRVRDRLDPRPRLVRAVESWPAIAQIVVASAGAFAFAHFVLGHASPVLAGTVAVSSLGLVRDARPRRVAETVAGMLLGILVAELLLWAIGPGWWQLAVTLAVVLFLARVFSPQASFAIAAAIQGLIVLLFPLASTDAAWDRLVDGAIGGIAALLVTALIPRNPRAELLRDARALFAGADAAINAIVQGLRSGDRARADRGLEKARALDPLVRAWQESLDSASAVARISPFLRRRRSELDRYRRVLTATDLAVRNLRVIGRRAAYLLDDGVPRPVSADVLAGLGRGLALVGESLEDIGQESVAREGVRAIAAHLDPAEMLTDATTGENNLLVAMRPLTVDLLTACGVGDDDARAAIPRL; this is translated from the coding sequence GTGGAGGAGCCGACGCCGGACACCCGCGCCGTCCCGCTGCGGGTGCGGGACCGCCTGGATCCGCGGCCGCGTCTGGTCCGCGCCGTCGAATCCTGGCCCGCGATCGCCCAGATCGTCGTCGCGTCGGCGGGAGCCTTCGCCTTCGCCCACTTCGTGCTGGGCCACGCCTCGCCCGTGCTGGCCGGAACCGTCGCCGTCTCGAGCCTCGGACTCGTCCGCGACGCCCGCCCGCGGCGCGTGGCGGAGACCGTGGCCGGGATGCTGCTCGGCATTCTCGTCGCCGAGCTTCTGCTGTGGGCGATCGGTCCCGGATGGTGGCAACTCGCGGTCACGCTCGCTGTCGTGCTGTTCTTGGCCCGGGTGTTCTCTCCGCAGGCGAGTTTCGCGATCGCGGCGGCCATCCAGGGCTTGATCGTCCTGCTCTTCCCTCTCGCCAGCACGGACGCCGCGTGGGATCGACTGGTCGACGGCGCGATCGGCGGGATCGCGGCGCTGCTCGTGACCGCGCTGATTCCCCGAAATCCTCGTGCCGAGTTGCTGCGCGACGCGCGTGCGCTGTTCGCCGGGGCGGATGCGGCCATCAACGCGATCGTGCAGGGGCTGCGCAGCGGTGATCGGGCTCGAGCCGACCGCGGGTTGGAGAAGGCGCGCGCGCTCGACCCGCTCGTCCGCGCGTGGCAGGAGTCGCTGGATTCCGCATCCGCCGTCGCCCGGATCTCGCCGTTCCTGCGCCGGCGGCGGAGCGAGCTGGATCGCTACCGACGGGTGCTCACCGCGACCGACCTCGCCGTCCGGAACCTTCGCGTGATCGGGCGGCGGGCGGCCTACCTCCTTGACGACGGCGTGCCCCGCCCGGTGTCGGCCGACGTGCTCGCGGGTCTCGGGCGCGGTCTCGCGCTCGTCGGAGAGTCGCTCGAAGACATCGGGCAGGAGTCGGTGGCGCGAGAGGGCGTCCGCGCGATCGCCGCGCACCTGGACCCGGCCGAGATGCTGACCGATGCGACGACCGGCGAGAACAACCTCCTGGTCGCGATGCGTCCGCTCACGGTCGACCTGCTGACCGCCTGCGGTGTCGGCGACGACGATGCACGCGCGGCCATTCCCCGACTGTGA